In Mesotoga infera, one genomic interval encodes:
- a CDS encoding tripartite tricarboxylate transporter TctB family protein: MNVKNILFGVFLILLAVLIFYFGWSFPAYKIRGETLPGPKFFPFTLAVILIIFGAYFIIKSAVMIKMKKLPKDSSIAFEEKFTFEGIKNIVAVVAAILFFVPIIELLGFILGTIIVSSILMIVLNVKVLRSIIYSTILAVMIFLIFGTLFRIPLPEGIIMNIVRG, from the coding sequence ATGAATGTGAAGAATATACTATTCGGGGTATTTCTTATTCTTCTTGCAGTGCTAATATTCTACTTCGGCTGGTCCTTTCCAGCGTATAAGATAAGAGGAGAGACGCTTCCCGGTCCAAAATTCTTTCCGTTTACTCTGGCTGTGATTCTGATAATATTCGGCGCCTACTTCATCATTAAGAGCGCTGTTATGATAAAGATGAAGAAGTTACCAAAGGATTCATCTATTGCTTTTGAAGAAAAGTTCACCTTTGAGGGGATTAAGAACATTGTTGCGGTAGTTGCGGCGATTCTTTTCTTTGTGCCGATTATTGAATTGCTGGGCTTCATTCTTGGGACAATAATTGTCTCATCTATTTTGATGATCGTTCTGAATGTGAAAGTTCTTCGTTCTATCATATATTCAACTATTCTAGCAGTCATGATTTTCCTAATATTTGGGACACTGTTCAGGATACCTCTTCCCGAAGGAATAATCATGAACATTGTCAGGGGGTGA